A DNA window from Centroberyx gerrardi isolate f3 chromosome 3, fCenGer3.hap1.cur.20231027, whole genome shotgun sequence contains the following coding sequences:
- the LOC139922989 gene encoding serine/threonine-protein kinase pim-2-like codes for MPPPHRGCESVLQTKSLSALTSRRDPGRAVRHSEPSKLPVQEAGAERKRRSKRKASRKCSQEEEGAKKKRSGEAQHNQHCIGTHLTRNLENLLQTKTSKTCSKAEFKAKYEELGHLGEGGFGAVYHGYRKEDFLPVAIKHIALDQVIHTPVCLNGQIVQFPLEVLLLYKVGGEPGSHGQNAAVTLLDHYELDQELILVMERPAPCMDLFDYVKESGGSLQEHEAKILLRQLVEAMLEIHGKGVSHGDIKFENLLVETGSRAPRLRLIDFGCGSFLEEGLCTRFFGTADYTPPEWYARGCHSAATTTVWQLGVLLYGALTGYFPFSSTMGTLFKRPVIKGELSQHCQNFLRSCLAKNPKSRPTLASLLLHPWLR; via the exons GCCGAGCTGTAAGGCACAGCGAACCCAGCAAGCTCCCGGTGCAGGAGGCTGGagcggagaggaagaggaggagtaagAGGAAGGCCAGCCGTAAGTGCAGccaagaggaggaaggagccaAGAAGAAGAGAAGTGGGGAAGCCCAGCACAACCAGCACTGCATTGGCACCCATTTGACCCGCAACTTGGAAAACCTCCTGCAGACCAAGACTAGCAAAACCTGCAGCAAAG ctGAATTTAAGGCAAAGTACGAAGAACTGGGCCACCTGGGTGAAGGAGGCTTTGGAGCAGTGTACCATGGATACCGTAAGGAGGACTTCTTGCCT GTGGCTATAAAACACATTGCCTTGGACCAAGTGATCCACACACCAGTG TGTCTGAACGGACAGATCGTTCAGTTTCCCCTGGAGGTCTTGCTGCTGTACAAAGTCGGAGGTGAACCAGGATCACACGGCCAAAACGCGGCTGTGACCCTGCTAGACCACTATGAACTGGACCAGGAGCTGATCTTGGTCATGGAAAGACCTGCGCCCTGCATGGACCTGTTTGATTACGTTAAGGAGAGCGGTGGCTCCCTGCAGGAGCACGAGGCCAAG atcctcCTGAGGCAGCTGGTTGAAGCGATGCTGGAGATCCACGGCAAAGGCGTCAGTCACGGAGACATAAAGTTTGAAAACCTGCTAGTGGAAACCGGCTCCCGCGCTCCACGACTCAGGCTGATCGACTTCGGCTGCGGCTCCTTCCTGGAAGAAGGATTATGCACGAGGTTCTTCG gcACCGCCGACTACACCCCACCTGAGTGGTACGCCCGCGGGTGCCACAGCGCCGCTACGACCACGGTGTGGCAGCTCGGAGTCTTGCTCTACGGCGCCTTGACTGGGTACTTCCCCTTCAGCTCCACGATGGGGACCCTCTTCAAACGACCTGTCATCAAGGGCGAGCTGTCACAGC atTGCCAGAACTTTTTGCGGAGCTGCCTGGCTAAAAACCCCAAAAGCCGCCCGACCCTGGCGAGCCTGCTGCTGCACCCCTGGCTGCGCTGA